One window of the Pseudanabaenaceae cyanobacterium SKYG29 genome contains the following:
- a CDS encoding glycosyltransferase — MHTKRSLQPTVRSAPWWMVGVLLVGGITVLLWFGEANYAPLLWQRLVWLWQHPPQWQAQKWPLLPTIVLFLVAWLVTKISPQPSPWSRAVVVSILIVLGGRYVWWRTFSTLNWQNWLQGFFSLSLYILEMLTIVAGALQLLLLLMERDRREEADRYSEAVVAGKFVPTVDVLVPTYNEETYILKRTIIGCQALDYPPDKLNIYLLDDTRRPEMRALAAELGCHYITRPDNRHAKAGNLNNAIRQTQGELIVCFDADFVPTTNFLQRTVGFFQDERVALVQTPQSFYTPDPIARNLGLENILAPEQESFYRQIQPVRDGTDSVVCAGTSFVVRRSALAEIGGGFVTSSLSEDYFTGVKLSSRGYRLVYLNEKLSAGEAPPDMAAQATQRLRWARGTLQAFFIQENPLLIPGLNLLQRLSHLTGILHWLTSLSRVGFLTIPILSAFLGVLPVVATQEEILTYFLPNYLVNLTVFAWLSQRSRSLIISEIYDVVLCFPLALTVIQTFWRPFSKGFKVTPKGGQREGLMFHWRLALPLIIVFVATVVSFWLNLGNCLIHMGGYYPKGLGLPWIWSLYNLFLVSIALLVMLDVPKPDRYEWFTLTRTVKLELPTGQTLWGQTSIIAEVGLMFHPTQPPPISSKSPVQLTILEENLPLEGIYDPQSGRVDFTNLNLTQERQLIRLLFCRPGQWRHQHSPGELESLWLLLVNLFRPRAIFGNRHEITPLAVQQT; from the coding sequence ATGCACACCAAACGATCGTTACAGCCCACGGTTCGGTCCGCCCCCTGGTGGATGGTGGGGGTGTTGCTAGTAGGAGGTATTACTGTTTTATTGTGGTTTGGGGAGGCAAATTACGCCCCCCTCCTCTGGCAGAGACTTGTCTGGCTATGGCAACACCCGCCACAGTGGCAAGCCCAGAAATGGCCCCTTTTACCCACGATCGTTCTTTTCTTAGTTGCCTGGTTAGTGACTAAAATTTCTCCCCAACCCTCTCCCTGGTCGCGGGCAGTGGTGGTCAGTATTCTGATTGTTTTAGGGGGGCGTTATGTCTGGTGGCGGACTTTTAGCACTCTCAACTGGCAAAACTGGCTACAGGGCTTTTTCAGCCTCAGCCTATACATTTTGGAAATGCTCACGATCGTTGCGGGTGCACTCCAGTTACTTTTATTGCTGATGGAGAGAGATAGGCGGGAGGAAGCCGATCGCTACAGTGAAGCGGTAGTGGCAGGGAAGTTTGTGCCAACGGTAGACGTGCTAGTGCCCACCTACAACGAGGAGACATATATCCTCAAGCGCACAATCATTGGCTGTCAAGCCTTAGACTATCCTCCTGATAAACTCAACATCTATCTTTTAGATGACACTCGCCGTCCTGAGATGCGAGCACTGGCAGCGGAGTTAGGCTGTCACTACATCACGCGCCCCGACAACCGTCATGCTAAGGCGGGCAATCTCAATAATGCTATCCGCCAAACCCAGGGGGAATTGATAGTCTGTTTTGATGCCGATTTTGTCCCTACTACTAACTTTCTCCAGCGTACCGTGGGTTTTTTTCAGGACGAGCGGGTGGCTTTGGTGCAAACGCCCCAGAGTTTTTATACCCCTGACCCCATTGCCCGTAACCTAGGTTTGGAAAATATCCTTGCCCCAGAACAGGAATCCTTCTATCGCCAAATCCAGCCCGTCAGAGATGGCACGGATAGCGTAGTGTGTGCAGGAACTTCCTTCGTTGTAAGGCGATCGGCATTGGCAGAAATTGGGGGGGGATTTGTCACGAGTTCCCTCAGCGAAGACTACTTTACGGGTGTGAAACTCTCCAGCCGCGGTTATCGTCTGGTCTACCTCAACGAAAAGCTGAGTGCAGGGGAAGCTCCCCCCGATATGGCTGCCCAGGCCACCCAAAGACTGCGGTGGGCAAGGGGTACACTCCAAGCCTTCTTTATCCAAGAGAACCCACTGCTGATCCCTGGGTTGAATTTGCTGCAGCGTCTCTCCCATCTGACGGGCATTTTGCACTGGCTGACTAGTCTTTCCCGTGTGGGGTTTCTCACTATTCCCATTTTGTCTGCTTTCTTGGGGGTATTGCCCGTTGTTGCTACCCAGGAGGAGATTCTGACTTACTTTTTGCCTAACTATTTGGTCAATTTAACAGTTTTTGCCTGGCTGAGTCAGCGCAGTCGCTCTTTGATTATTTCGGAAATCTACGATGTTGTTCTCTGTTTTCCCCTCGCTCTCACTGTCATCCAAACTTTCTGGCGACCCTTTAGTAAGGGCTTTAAGGTCACGCCCAAGGGGGGGCAACGGGAAGGATTAATGTTTCACTGGCGGCTAGCTCTCCCCCTTATCATTGTGTTTGTGGCAACAGTAGTCAGCTTTTGGCTCAACCTGGGCAATTGTCTAATCCACATGGGCGGCTATTACCCCAAGGGATTGGGACTGCCCTGGATTTGGAGCCTCTATAACCTCTTTCTGGTGAGTATTGCTCTCCTAGTCATGCTGGATGTGCCCAAACCCGATCGCTACGAATGGTTTACCCTCACCCGCACAGTCAAATTAGAACTGCCCACAGGACAAACCCTCTGGGGACAGACCAGCATCATCGCGGAAGTAGGGTTGATGTTTCATCCCACCCAGCCGCCCCCTATTTCTAGCAAAAGCCCCGTGCAACTGACTATCCTGGAGGAAAATCTACCTTTAGAGGGAATTTATGACCCCCAATCGGGGCGGGTGGACTTTACAAATCTTAACTTAACCCAGGAGCGGCAACTAATAAGATTACTATTCTGTCGACCTGGGCAGTGGCGGCATCAGCATTCCCCTGGCGAGTTAGAGAGTTTATGGCTACTTTTGGTCAATTTATTCCGGCCGCGGGCAATTTTTGGCAACAGGCACGAAATCACCCCCCTAGCAGTGCAACAAACCTGA
- a CDS encoding MAPEG family protein, with translation MSLPFPPEQVLLTGIVIATILIYLPYFVVAAARVSAKVDLGNPRVALDKLPPYAQRANAAHQNSFEVFSLFAAAALMVYATGKASNYTSIVTIVFLVSRLLHTIFYIANIPPLRGLAWIVSIGCVASLMGTSLTVFRQA, from the coding sequence ATGTCTCTGCCTTTTCCCCCTGAACAGGTCTTGCTCACAGGTATTGTCATTGCTACTATCTTGATCTACCTGCCTTATTTTGTCGTGGCAGCTGCCCGAGTTAGCGCCAAAGTTGACCTTGGTAATCCTCGGGTTGCTCTGGATAAACTCCCTCCCTATGCCCAAAGAGCTAATGCTGCCCACCAAAATTCCTTTGAAGTGTTTAGCTTGTTTGCTGCCGCTGCTCTGATGGTCTACGCCACGGGTAAGGCTTCTAATTATACTTCCATAGTCACGATCGTTTTCCTGGTCTCCCGTCTACTCCACACCATCTTTTACATTGCCAATATCCCTCCCCTGCGGGGCTTAGCCTGGATTGTCAGTATTGGCTGCGTCGCCAGCCTCATGGGTACCAGTTTAACTGTCTTCAGGCAAGCTTAA
- a CDS encoding phosphoglucomutase/phosphomannomutase family protein, with the protein MVQQQGIRFGTDGWRGIIADRFTFANVDRVARAAAQVLAANFGHLETRRIMVGYDRRFLSDRFARCAAEAIAEQGYEVYLAQNYCSTPAMSWAAFSQRALGAVVITASHNPPEYNGFKIKGAFGGSVPKSVTEQVEKTLAEEIEKRSGGSITTFDPWSDYAAVLQKKVDLEKIKESFRSGKVKVLVNPMYGAASGGLGKILGELPGLGEINNRHDPLFGGVPPEPIAKYLGDFCQQVQQLQGENPDRIVFGLAFDGDGDRIAAVDGEGNYLSSQVLIPVLIEHLHCQHGLLGQVVKTISGSDLIPRVAQLYNLPVVETAIGFKYIATEMLKGGLTLLGGEESGGIGYGNHIPERDALLSALYVLEAVVTREKDIPSLYRALQEKANFYSAYDRIDITVKQPQTLIDTLAKHCPDRVADRSVLSVQTIDGFKLRLEGDSWLLIRFSGTEPLLRLYSEAPTIEEVRQILQWIREWVEKVDY; encoded by the coding sequence TTGGTACAGCAGCAAGGGATCAGGTTTGGTACAGATGGCTGGCGGGGTATTATCGCCGATCGGTTTACTTTTGCCAATGTCGATCGGGTAGCGCGGGCAGCAGCACAAGTCCTGGCAGCCAACTTTGGACACCTAGAGACAAGACGGATCATGGTGGGGTACGACCGTAGGTTTTTATCCGATCGGTTTGCTCGTTGTGCGGCAGAGGCAATAGCAGAACAGGGGTATGAAGTTTATCTTGCCCAGAACTATTGTTCTACCCCTGCCATGAGTTGGGCGGCTTTCAGTCAGCGGGCACTGGGGGCAGTAGTAATTACCGCCAGTCACAATCCGCCAGAGTACAACGGTTTCAAAATCAAGGGTGCCTTCGGAGGGTCAGTACCTAAATCTGTAACAGAGCAAGTGGAGAAAACCCTAGCAGAAGAGATAGAAAAACGATCGGGTGGCTCTATTACCACTTTTGACCCGTGGTCAGATTATGCAGCAGTCTTGCAGAAAAAGGTAGATTTAGAAAAGATCAAAGAGAGCTTTCGATCGGGCAAAGTAAAAGTGTTAGTCAATCCCATGTACGGTGCGGCAAGTGGTGGTTTGGGCAAAATTTTAGGGGAGTTACCAGGTTTAGGAGAAATTAACAACAGACATGACCCTTTGTTTGGCGGTGTACCACCAGAACCGATCGCCAAGTATTTAGGGGATTTTTGTCAGCAAGTGCAACAACTACAAGGGGAAAACCCTGATAGGATTGTGTTTGGTCTGGCTTTTGATGGGGACGGTGACCGCATCGCTGCCGTGGATGGAGAGGGAAATTATCTTAGCTCCCAAGTTCTGATTCCCGTTTTAATCGAGCATTTACATTGCCAGCATGGGCTACTGGGTCAGGTGGTCAAGACTATCAGTGGTTCGGATTTGATTCCCCGCGTTGCCCAGTTATACAACTTACCAGTGGTGGAAACAGCGATCGGGTTTAAGTATATTGCGACAGAGATGCTAAAAGGCGGTTTGACTCTTTTGGGGGGTGAGGAGTCAGGGGGCATTGGCTACGGCAATCATATTCCAGAACGGGACGCTCTCCTGTCTGCCCTATACGTTTTAGAAGCAGTTGTAACAAGGGAGAAAGACATTCCCAGCCTATACCGTGCCCTGCAAGAGAAAGCCAATTTTTACAGCGCCTATGATCGAATTGACATCACAGTCAAACAACCTCAGACATTAATTGATACCTTGGCTAAACATTGCCCTGACCGCGTAGCCGACCGATCGGTATTGAGTGTGCAAACGATCGATGGGTTCAAACTCCGCCTAGAGGGAGATAGTTGGCTTTTGATTCGGTTTAGTGGTACAGAACCCCTATTGCGTCTCTATTCTGAAGCTCCTACTATAGAAGAAGTGCGTCAGATTCTCCAGTGGATTAGGGAGTGGGTGGAAAAAGTGGATTACTGA
- a CDS encoding photosystem II S4 domain protein, which produces MLPRDSLSKLKFRDVGELHRTEEIARLLDLGDRALQRWEVVYSDFLPPPILAEAEALFQKFTEVQVLAWGGYDQAERQRLAIARVEQSLSPTDFPLLPIEIVGNFLFDPAHHRDFLGAILATGIDRGKVGDIIVLGERGAQAIVDPTLGDYLVLNLQQVRTVPVKVRGIEWSELRVRPPQTKEVVSVEASLRLDAVASAGFGMSRSKMAELIQQAEVRVNWKTIEQPSYQLKPGDLVSIRGKGRLRIDDVLVTKKNRYRVQMTRSV; this is translated from the coding sequence ATGCTGCCCCGCGATAGTTTGAGCAAGCTGAAATTTCGGGATGTCGGCGAGCTCCATCGAACCGAAGAGATAGCCCGCCTATTGGACTTAGGAGACCGAGCACTACAACGCTGGGAGGTAGTGTACAGCGATTTTTTACCACCACCTATCCTGGCGGAGGCAGAGGCTCTATTCCAGAAATTTACGGAAGTACAGGTTTTAGCCTGGGGGGGGTATGACCAGGCGGAACGGCAGCGCTTAGCAATTGCCAGAGTAGAACAATCCCTCAGTCCTACTGACTTTCCCCTTTTGCCTATAGAAATTGTCGGCAATTTTTTGTTTGACCCTGCCCATCACCGCGACTTCTTGGGAGCGATCTTAGCTACAGGCATCGATCGGGGCAAGGTAGGCGATATTATTGTCCTGGGGGAGCGTGGAGCACAAGCGATCGTTGATCCCACCCTAGGAGACTACCTGGTGCTGAATTTACAGCAGGTGCGTACTGTACCTGTCAAAGTGCGAGGGATCGAGTGGTCAGAGTTGCGCGTCCGTCCCCCCCAAACCAAGGAGGTTGTCAGTGTAGAAGCCTCTTTACGCCTGGATGCTGTTGCTTCAGCAGGGTTTGGCATGTCCAGGAGCAAGATGGCAGAGCTAATCCAGCAAGCGGAAGTACGGGTAAATTGGAAAACCATTGAACAGCCCAGCTATCAACTCAAACCTGGTGACCTCGTCAGTATCAGAGGCAAGGGCAGACTGAGAATTGATGATGTGCTGGTGACTAAAAAGAACCGCTACCGCGTGCAGATGACCCGATCGGTTTAA
- a CDS encoding Photosystem I reaction center subunit III: MRRLLAVVLAVIVWVGIGIQPVRADLGFDILTPCGQSEAFQKRLNDEISGFEERLSNFQPGTPQHQYLLHKVETTKARFSKYAGLLCGEDGLPHLISDGRWDHAGEFIIPSLLFLYIAGWIGWVGRSYIRTIKKNTDEAYGKEIIIDVPLALQCMLTGFIWPLAALQQFASGELTAPDNEVPVSPR; the protein is encoded by the coding sequence ATGCGTAGATTATTAGCTGTTGTACTGGCGGTAATAGTTTGGGTAGGGATTGGTATCCAGCCTGTCCGAGCTGACCTCGGCTTTGACATCCTTACCCCCTGTGGGCAATCAGAAGCCTTCCAGAAGCGTCTAAATGACGAGATCAGCGGTTTCGAGGAACGGTTAAGCAACTTCCAACCCGGCACCCCCCAACATCAATACCTGCTTCACAAGGTGGAGACGACCAAAGCGCGTTTTAGCAAATACGCGGGCTTACTCTGCGGCGAAGATGGCTTACCTCACCTGATCTCCGACGGTAGATGGGACCATGCAGGGGAATTCATTATTCCTAGCTTGCTATTTCTATACATTGCTGGCTGGATTGGCTGGGTGGGCAGGAGCTATATCCGCACCATTAAGAAAAATACCGACGAAGCCTACGGAAAAGAAATTATTATCGATGTACCCTTGGCATTGCAGTGTATGCTCACTGGGTTTATCTGGCCTCTGGCAGCTTTGCAACAATTCGCTTCTGGCGAGCTGACTGCTCCCGATAATGAAGTGCCTGTTTCCCCTCGTTAA
- the psaJ gene encoding photosystem I reaction center subunit IX, translating to MQDFVKYLSTAPVLAALWMFITAGILIELNRFFPDLLTFPL from the coding sequence ATGCAAGACTTTGTTAAGTATCTTTCTACTGCCCCTGTCCTCGCGGCTTTGTGGATGTTTATCACAGCTGGTATCTTGATTGAGTTAAATCGCTTTTTCCCTGATTTGTTAACTTTTCCACTGTAA
- the grxC gene encoding glutaredoxin 3: protein MAKVEIYTWQFCPFCLRAKALLDSKGVQYIEYKIDGDEVARDAMARRGKDGKRSVPQIFINDEHIGGCDDLYALEREGKLDILLNAAPR, encoded by the coding sequence ATGGCAAAGGTAGAAATCTATACCTGGCAGTTCTGTCCCTTCTGTCTGCGGGCAAAGGCACTGCTCGACAGTAAGGGGGTGCAGTATATTGAGTACAAAATAGACGGGGATGAAGTGGCGAGGGATGCCATGGCGCGTCGGGGGAAAGATGGCAAGCGATCGGTGCCCCAAATTTTTATCAATGACGAGCACATTGGCGGTTGTGATGACCTGTACGCTTTGGAGAGGGAAGGGAAATTAGACATTTTGCTGAATGCTGCCCCGCGATAG
- a CDS encoding HEAT repeat domain-containing protein: MAGVDYLIRALDRADSADSLTEVVKALAKTRSVRAIPHLIRVLSFNNPGAAVAAVDGLIAIGVEAVPHLLQQLDRHNYTARSWAIRALAGIGDPRGLVTLLGAATADFSVSVRRASARGLGLMKWYWFPPELREIAQAEVLEALLFVLEQDEEWVVRYSAVTGLEAFLPSYPPATDRVQACWQYLLHHDPVPAVRARIAYAQKNLLTPPPITPEPLTATIDWQEILARLSERKRQERLTPSDPGNYRQLAKTIVCQDL, from the coding sequence ATGGCAGGTGTGGATTATTTAATTAGGGCACTCGATCGGGCAGATTCCGCAGACAGTCTCACGGAAGTTGTTAAAGCCTTGGCAAAGACTCGATCGGTAAGGGCTATTCCCCATCTAATTCGGGTGCTGAGTTTCAATAATCCTGGGGCGGCGGTAGCAGCAGTAGATGGTCTGATTGCTATTGGGGTAGAAGCAGTACCCCACCTGTTACAACAACTGGATCGCCACAACTACACAGCCCGATCGTGGGCTATCCGTGCTCTAGCGGGGATTGGTGACCCCAGGGGCTTAGTGACTTTGTTGGGGGCGGCAACAGCAGATTTCTCCGTCAGTGTGCGGCGGGCAAGTGCTAGGGGTTTAGGTCTGATGAAGTGGTATTGGTTCCCTCCCGAACTGCGGGAAATTGCCCAAGCAGAAGTCCTGGAAGCTCTGCTATTTGTGTTGGAGCAGGATGAGGAATGGGTTGTCCGCTACAGCGCTGTGACGGGGTTGGAAGCCTTTCTACCCAGTTATCCCCCTGCCACCGATCGGGTGCAAGCCTGTTGGCAATATCTCCTACACCATGACCCTGTTCCCGCTGTGCGTGCCCGCATTGCCTATGCCCAGAAAAATCTCCTGACTCCTCCCCCTATCACTCCTGAACCGCTAACTGCCACGATCGATTGGCAAGAAATTCTCGCCCGCCTCAGTGAACGTAAACGCCAGGAGCGACTGACTCCCAGTGACCCAGGTAACTACCGTCAGTTGGCAAAAACGATCGTGTGTCAAGACTTGTGA
- a CDS encoding (2Fe-2S)-binding protein — translation MANIKFIKEDKLVFAVDGANLRIKAMENGIDLYTLWGKMTNCGGYGQCGTCLVEITEGMENTNERTESEQRKLKRKPPSYRLACQTIVHGDLSVNTKPQ, via the coding sequence ATGGCTAACATTAAGTTTATCAAAGAAGACAAGTTGGTATTTGCAGTAGACGGGGCAAATTTGCGTATTAAGGCGATGGAGAACGGGATTGACCTCTACACCCTTTGGGGGAAGATGACTAACTGTGGCGGCTATGGACAATGTGGTACCTGCCTGGTGGAAATTACCGAAGGCATGGAAAATACTAATGAACGCACAGAATCAGAACAGCGCAAACTGAAACGCAAACCCCCCTCCTATCGGCTAGCTTGTCAAACGATTGTCCATGGCGACCTCAGTGTCAACACCAAACCCCAGTAG
- a CDS encoding RNA-binding protein — MTIYVGNLSYKATEEDLKEVFSDYGTVKRVQLPIDRESGRVRGFAFVDMAEEAQEDAAIDALDGAKWMGRDLRVNKARPKETSSRRPSNRDRQ, encoded by the coding sequence ATGACGATTTACGTAGGTAACCTATCCTACAAGGCAACGGAGGAGGACTTAAAGGAGGTATTTTCTGACTACGGCACAGTGAAACGGGTGCAGTTGCCCATCGATCGGGAGTCGGGACGAGTACGGGGCTTTGCCTTTGTGGACATGGCAGAGGAGGCGCAGGAGGATGCCGCGATCGATGCCTTAGATGGGGCTAAGTGGATGGGCAGAGATTTGCGGGTCAATAAGGCACGCCCCAAAGAAACATCTAGTCGCCGTCCCAGCAATCGCGATCGGCAGTAA
- a CDS encoding DNA polymerase III subunit gamma/tau: MGYEPLHHKYRPQTFADLVGQEGIARTLTNAILQQRIAPAYLFTGARGTGKTSTARIMAKSLNCLASDRPTPNPCGQCTLCLSISKGTALDVTEIDAASNTGVDNIREIIERAQFAPVQARYKVYVIDECHMLSNAAFNALLKTLEEPPDRVVFILATTDPQRVLPTIISRCQRFDFRRIPLEAMVNHLTQIARAENIRIEPEAIRLIAQLSQGGLRDSESLLDQVSLLDGTVTAGMIWDLVGAISEDNLLTLTAAILQGHSIQLLEITRQILDRGREPLVILQSVAALYRDLLIAKTAPDRLDLVSWTGDNWHKLVELASRITTERILQGQQQLRQGELQLKNTTQPRLWLEIILLGLLDSTPAEITTVAPAAVTPSPEVLKVSGVKPLATQQQPSKTTDSYLPSQDVNKFWEQILNNLPMATRALVSQHGRCTEIRLDKVIIEVKSKQFVQKFFAPKQQQIADACQKILQRPVAVEFIIASSSPSPSPAVLPSPAAVPIAAPEPTETRRNDRSVDELQNIVTIFGGEIVDLP; the protein is encoded by the coding sequence ATGGGCTATGAACCCCTTCATCACAAATATCGTCCCCAAACATTTGCCGATTTAGTAGGACAAGAAGGGATTGCTCGTACTCTAACTAATGCCATTTTGCAACAGAGAATTGCCCCTGCCTATCTATTTACAGGTGCGCGGGGAACAGGTAAAACTTCTACCGCCCGCATCATGGCAAAGTCTTTGAATTGTTTGGCATCCGATCGACCAACACCTAATCCCTGCGGTCAATGTACCCTGTGTCTATCGATTAGTAAAGGCACAGCCTTAGATGTAACAGAAATTGATGCTGCCAGTAATACAGGTGTGGATAACATCAGAGAAATTATTGAACGGGCTCAGTTTGCTCCTGTCCAAGCTCGTTACAAAGTCTATGTCATTGACGAATGTCATATGCTTAGTAATGCCGCCTTTAATGCTCTCTTGAAAACTTTAGAAGAACCCCCCGATCGGGTGGTTTTTATTCTAGCAACTACTGACCCTCAAAGGGTTTTACCGACTATCATTTCCCGTTGTCAGCGTTTTGATTTTCGTCGTATACCCCTAGAGGCGATGGTTAACCACCTTACCCAAATTGCTAGAGCCGAAAACATCAGAATTGAACCAGAGGCGATTAGATTGATTGCTCAATTGTCCCAGGGAGGATTGCGGGATAGTGAATCTTTGTTAGACCAGGTCAGCCTCCTGGATGGCACTGTTACAGCAGGGATGATTTGGGATTTAGTGGGAGCAATTTCTGAGGACAATTTATTAACTCTGACAGCAGCAATCCTGCAGGGGCACTCTATACAATTACTAGAAATTACACGCCAGATTTTAGACAGAGGTAGGGAACCCCTAGTTATTCTGCAGAGTGTTGCCGCTCTCTATCGGGATTTATTGATTGCTAAAACTGCCCCCGATCGGTTAGATTTAGTTAGCTGGACAGGTGATAATTGGCACAAATTAGTGGAGTTAGCCTCTAGGATCACCACTGAGCGAATTTTGCAGGGGCAACAACAGTTAAGGCAGGGAGAATTACAGTTAAAAAATACCACCCAGCCGCGCCTGTGGTTAGAAATTATTTTGCTGGGCTTACTGGACTCAACTCCAGCGGAAATTACTACTGTTGCACCAGCAGCAGTCACTCCTAGCCCAGAAGTACTCAAAGTATCTGGAGTAAAACCCCTTGCTACCCAACAACAGCCAAGTAAAACTACTGACTCCTACCTACCCAGTCAGGATGTCAATAAATTTTGGGAACAAATCCTAAATAATCTACCAATGGCGACAAGGGCACTTGTATCCCAACACGGTCGTTGCACAGAAATTAGATTGGACAAGGTAATAATCGAAGTAAAGAGTAAGCAGTTTGTGCAGAAATTTTTTGCTCCCAAACAACAACAAATAGCCGATGCCTGTCAAAAAATTCTCCAACGCCCTGTGGCAGTAGAGTTTATCATTGCCAGTAGCTCCCCATCTCCAAGTCCTGCAGTTCTCCCCTCCCCCGCGGCAGTCCCCATAGCAGCCCCAGAGCCAACTGAAACAAGAAGAAACGATCGATCGGTAGACGAATTACAAAATATAGTGACTATTTTTGGTGGTGAAATTGTCGACCTACCTTAA
- the dnaJ gene encoding molecular chaperone DnaJ has protein sequence MARDYYEILNVPRNADQEEIKRAYRRLARKYHPDVNKEEGAKEKLQEINNAYEVLSDPEKRARYDRFGEAGVSGAGAGVGVNFEDLGGFADIFESFFGGFATGTTQTRRRTGPTRGDDLRFDLKLEFREAIFGGEKQIRITHLETCTTCGGTGAKPGTRPRTCPTCGGSGQIRRATRTPFGSFTQVSTCPTCGGTGQVIEDKCEACNGAGMTQVSKKLKITIPPGVDNGTRLRVSGEGDAGQRGGPPGDLYVYLFVQSDPHFTREGINIISEIKISYLQAILGDKITIDTVDGKKPLTIPAGIQPDTVLTLEGLGVPKLGNPVARGDHLVRVKVEIPTKISQEEREVLEKLLERQKGSSNKGFLGSFFHNH, from the coding sequence ATGGCGCGAGACTACTACGAAATTTTGAACGTTCCCCGCAACGCTGACCAGGAGGAAATTAAAAGAGCATATCGGCGGTTAGCGCGCAAGTATCACCCCGACGTGAACAAAGAAGAGGGGGCAAAGGAGAAACTGCAAGAAATTAACAATGCCTACGAAGTGCTCTCTGACCCCGAAAAACGTGCTCGCTACGATCGGTTTGGGGAAGCAGGGGTATCGGGAGCAGGTGCTGGAGTAGGGGTCAATTTTGAAGACCTCGGTGGTTTCGCCGATATATTTGAGAGTTTCTTCGGGGGATTTGCTACAGGGACTACTCAAACTCGCCGCCGCACTGGACCAACACGGGGGGATGACTTACGTTTCGACCTGAAGTTAGAGTTCCGCGAAGCCATTTTTGGTGGGGAAAAGCAAATTCGCATTACCCATTTAGAGACCTGTACCACCTGTGGCGGCACGGGAGCCAAACCGGGGACGAGGCCGCGTACCTGTCCTACCTGTGGTGGATCGGGGCAAATTCGTCGGGCAACGCGTACTCCCTTTGGTAGTTTCACCCAAGTTTCTACCTGTCCCACCTGTGGGGGTACGGGGCAGGTTATTGAAGACAAATGTGAGGCTTGTAATGGAGCAGGGATGACCCAAGTCTCCAAGAAGTTAAAAATTACTATTCCCCCTGGGGTAGACAACGGTACGCGCCTGCGGGTTTCAGGGGAAGGGGATGCCGGACAACGGGGTGGACCGCCCGGTGACCTCTACGTCTATCTATTCGTGCAATCAGACCCCCACTTTACTAGGGAAGGTATTAACATCATTTCAGAGATTAAAATCAGCTACCTGCAGGCAATCTTGGGGGATAAAATCACGATCGATACCGTCGACGGCAAAAAACCCCTCACAATTCCCGCTGGCATTCAACCAGACACAGTTTTAACCCTAGAAGGACTGGGCGTACCCAAGTTGGGTAACCCTGTAGCGCGGGGGGATCACCTGGTGCGGGTAAAAGTAGAAATTCCTACCAAGATTTCCCAAGAAGAACGGGAAGTACTTGAGAAGTTATTAGAGCGACAGAAGGGTAGTAGTAACAAAGGATTCCTAGGCAGCTTTTTCCATAACCATTGA
- a CDS encoding FeoC-like transcriptional regulator: MLNAVQQYLQTRSVVSLGELAQALQVDQAVVREMIQLLVRKGRVKAVKGKECGGCHSCAPETLEFYQWVRQ; this comes from the coding sequence ATGCTTAATGCAGTACAGCAGTATCTGCAGACCCGATCGGTTGTATCTTTAGGAGAACTAGCCCAAGCATTGCAAGTAGACCAGGCAGTTGTGCGGGAAATGATACAACTACTAGTTCGCAAAGGTAGAGTAAAGGCAGTGAAGGGAAAAGAGTGTGGCGGCTGTCACAGCTGTGCCCCTGAGACCTTGGAGTTTTACCAGTGGGTCAGGCAGTAG